In Zobellia roscoffensis, the following are encoded in one genomic region:
- a CDS encoding GNAT family N-acetyltransferase, with translation MVKNNPFLSDTYTSIWSKHFDQGRKALKLDFLKNIGFYKHTSLPLHVNLGKTLTKGMNYSLAPKNSEDYKKKVFLIYDVPRYFNINSFTPSGSTLKIHKSKQYPGFGIELGQYNNFNEYMLSTFSKSSRYKLNKYKKRFEACFEVSYKMYSGEISKDEYDAVFDSFKKLLTKRFDDKQITNNNLDPKEWQFYYDVAYPLILENKASLFVIYDGSTPIGVTLNYHSENILFDAITVFDIDYAKFHLGSVTIMKLIEYCISEKIDFFDFSKGYFDYKTRWSNKTYDFEYHILYDSASFKAKTLAIGLKSFFDFKQKLRDKNVNERLHRLTYKLKNRKTETPTLETQFKFEDISSESIPKGLTEIDLNLSENHKIKTLAFEFLYLNDECSINLKTLTDTTDQYYFIGKAKKVRVSTN, from the coding sequence TTGGTAAAGAATAATCCATTTCTATCCGATACTTACACCTCTATTTGGTCAAAGCATTTTGACCAAGGAAGAAAGGCCCTGAAGTTAGACTTCCTTAAAAATATTGGCTTTTACAAACATACAAGTTTACCGCTTCATGTTAATTTAGGAAAAACCCTTACCAAGGGTATGAACTATAGTCTAGCCCCTAAAAATTCAGAAGACTATAAAAAAAAGGTGTTTCTAATTTATGATGTACCCAGGTATTTCAATATAAATTCGTTCACACCTTCTGGTTCAACATTAAAAATACACAAATCAAAGCAGTATCCAGGCTTTGGAATAGAACTAGGCCAATACAATAACTTTAATGAGTACATGCTCTCTACATTTAGCAAAAGTAGTAGGTACAAATTAAATAAGTATAAAAAACGATTTGAAGCTTGTTTTGAAGTATCGTACAAGATGTATAGTGGTGAAATCTCAAAAGATGAATACGACGCAGTTTTTGATTCTTTCAAAAAACTGCTCACTAAACGTTTTGATGACAAGCAAATAACCAACAACAATCTAGACCCTAAGGAATGGCAATTTTATTATGATGTTGCCTATCCTTTGATACTCGAGAACAAAGCTTCTTTATTCGTAATTTATGATGGTAGTACACCAATTGGGGTTACACTAAATTATCATTCAGAAAACATTCTTTTTGATGCTATTACCGTTTTTGATATAGATTATGCCAAATTTCATTTGGGCTCTGTTACCATTATGAAACTCATTGAGTATTGCATATCCGAAAAAATAGATTTTTTTGATTTTTCAAAAGGATACTTTGATTATAAAACAAGGTGGTCTAATAAAACCTATGACTTTGAATATCACATTTTATATGATTCCGCTTCGTTTAAAGCTAAAACATTGGCTATAGGTTTGAAATCCTTTTTTGATTTTAAACAAAAACTACGCGATAAAAATGTAAATGAAAGATTGCATCGTCTTACTTATAAACTTAAGAATCGTAAAACTGAAACTCCCACTTTAGAAACCCAATTTAAATTTGAGGATATCTCTTCAGAGTCTATTCCAAAAGGACTTACTGAAATCGATTTAAACTTATCCGAAAATCATAAAATAAAGACCTTAGCATTTGAGTTTTTATATCTAAACGATGAATGTTCTATTAACCTTAAGACTTTAACTGATACTACAGACCAATACTATTTTATTGGAAAGGCTAAAAAAGTAAGGGTCTCCACCAACTAG
- a CDS encoding GNAT family N-acetyltransferase: MIEIITERSEWNNIIKTVDHCDFYHTYHYHYLSKREEETPILIHYEEEGASIILPLMLREIEGTSYKDVTSVYGYAGPLCSTKSLNFENTNFKNELKKLFLEQKVVSVFSRLHPYIDHQEEILAKIGDISSPGEVVYIDLTLPLDIQRQQYSSRLKTYINKSRKVCSVRKGTSEEDIRTFIEIYYENMRRVSADESYFFDDRYFYQFMLSSFFKTELLLCVIDETKEVIGGAMFIKMDDIVQYHLSGYKEEYLDLNAIKLIIDTMRIDASEEGYKYFNLGGGKGVKSDSLFAFKSTFSKNHRPAKFWKYIVNPKVYKELTKKQKEHLSDITNDGESNFFPAYRQIPKPH; encoded by the coding sequence ATGATTGAAATCATAACGGAAAGAAGTGAGTGGAACAACATCATAAAAACCGTTGACCACTGTGACTTCTACCATACTTACCACTATCACTATCTTTCAAAAAGGGAAGAAGAGACCCCTATACTTATACATTACGAGGAAGAAGGCGCAAGTATTATACTACCTTTAATGCTACGCGAAATTGAGGGTACCAGTTATAAAGACGTCACCTCGGTTTATGGCTATGCGGGCCCTTTATGTAGTACTAAGAGTCTTAATTTTGAAAATACAAATTTTAAAAATGAACTGAAAAAGCTTTTTTTAGAGCAAAAGGTAGTATCCGTTTTTTCTAGACTTCACCCTTATATAGATCATCAAGAAGAAATTCTTGCCAAGATTGGTGATATTTCCAGTCCTGGCGAAGTGGTCTATATAGATCTTACTTTACCTCTAGATATACAGCGCCAACAGTACAGCAGCCGTTTAAAAACCTATATTAACAAATCACGGAAGGTTTGCTCCGTTAGAAAAGGCACTTCAGAAGAAGATATTCGCACTTTTATAGAAATCTATTACGAGAATATGCGTAGGGTAAGTGCAGATGAAAGTTATTTTTTTGATGATCGTTATTTCTACCAGTTCATGCTCAGCTCATTCTTTAAGACCGAACTTTTACTGTGTGTTATAGATGAAACTAAGGAGGTAATAGGTGGCGCCATGTTTATTAAAATGGATGACATTGTACAATACCATTTGTCCGGTTATAAAGAAGAGTATTTAGATCTCAATGCTATTAAACTAATCATTGATACAATGCGAATTGACGCAAGCGAAGAAGGTTACAAATACTTTAATTTAGGTGGAGGAAAAGGCGTTAAAAGCGATTCCCTATTTGCATTTAAATCTACTTTCTCAAAAAATCATAGACCTGCCAAATTTTGGAAGTATATTGTCAATCCAAAAGTATATAAAGAGCTTACTAAAAAACAAAAGGAACATTTATCTGACATTACGAATGATGGCGAAAGCAACTTTTTCCCGGCTTACCGCCAAATACCCAAACCTCATTAA
- a CDS encoding HAD family hydrolase, protein MDIKVDEKSVIVFDLDDTLYNEIDYLRSAYSAIAKELNPEQWENLFAQMFSMYRNKENVFEYLTTTFKIDKKVLLSLYRNHNPIINTFKGVLPLLKSIKEKKGKLAIITDGRSKTQRAKLKALGIEEFFDKIIISEELGTEKPNRKNYLAIEQIFKNHNYCYVADNVRKDFITPNILGWNSIGLIDNGLNIHNDSFLYFTETNLPKVFVKNIKDINVR, encoded by the coding sequence ATGGATATAAAGGTTGATGAAAAATCAGTCATCGTTTTTGATTTAGACGACACACTCTATAATGAAATTGACTACCTCAGGTCTGCTTATTCGGCTATAGCCAAGGAGCTAAATCCAGAGCAATGGGAGAATCTTTTTGCTCAAATGTTTTCTATGTACCGAAACAAAGAAAATGTATTTGAGTATTTAACCACCACCTTTAAGATAGACAAAAAAGTTTTATTAAGTCTTTATAGGAATCATAATCCAATTATAAACACATTTAAAGGTGTTCTTCCTCTCCTAAAATCAATAAAAGAGAAGAAAGGCAAGCTTGCTATTATTACAGATGGTAGAAGTAAAACTCAAAGAGCAAAACTAAAAGCGTTAGGTATTGAAGAGTTCTTTGATAAAATTATAATTTCCGAAGAGTTAGGTACAGAAAAACCGAATAGGAAAAATTACCTAGCGATAGAACAAATTTTCAAGAACCATAATTACTGCTATGTTGCAGATAATGTAAGGAAGGATTTTATTACTCCAAATATTCTCGGCTGGAACAGTATAGGGTTGATTGACAACGGACTAAACATTCATAATGATTCGTTTCTTTATTTTACTGAAACGAACCTTCCTAAGGTTTTTGTAAAAAATATTAAAGACATTAATGTCCGTTAG
- a CDS encoding ATP-grasp domain-containing protein encodes MNILISSAGRRVSLVRAFQKELKKIYPNAKVYASDADPTLSGACQIADGYFKVPFVTHPDYFDVLIEECKNRNIGLLIPTIDTELLPLAQNRLLLEKNGITPVVASTDFVGKCRDKRQIHNFFEEHNVAVAKEFTKDDYTLPLFIKPIDGSRSVDTYLIKEQKDLTDYHFENDKLMFLEYLDHDVYEEFTCDLYYGKDNKLKCVVPRMRIEVRDGEVYKALTVKNLLVDYIKENLASVSGAVGCLTAQFFVHSTEDKVRAIEINPRFGGGYPLSYLSGANYPKWIIEEFTQGKQIEENFDCWEKDLLMIRYDDEILVHGYKG; translated from the coding sequence ATGAATATCCTCATATCTTCTGCCGGTAGACGTGTCTCTCTTGTTAGGGCATTTCAAAAGGAACTTAAAAAAATATATCCTAATGCAAAAGTTTATGCCTCAGATGCAGATCCAACACTTTCTGGCGCATGCCAAATAGCCGATGGTTATTTTAAAGTACCCTTTGTTACTCATCCTGATTACTTTGATGTGTTAATCGAAGAGTGTAAAAATCGTAATATAGGATTACTCATTCCGACGATTGATACGGAACTATTGCCTTTAGCGCAAAATAGATTGCTTTTAGAAAAGAACGGAATTACCCCCGTTGTAGCTTCTACTGATTTTGTTGGTAAATGCAGAGATAAAAGACAAATTCATAATTTTTTTGAAGAGCATAATGTTGCCGTCGCAAAAGAATTTACGAAAGACGACTACACTTTACCCCTATTCATTAAACCTATTGATGGTAGCAGAAGTGTTGACACGTATCTAATAAAAGAGCAAAAAGACCTAACAGATTATCACTTTGAAAATGACAAGCTCATGTTCTTGGAGTATCTTGACCATGATGTTTATGAGGAATTCACATGCGATTTGTATTATGGGAAAGACAACAAACTTAAATGTGTTGTTCCTCGTATGAGAATTGAAGTTAGAGATGGTGAGGTTTATAAAGCTCTGACCGTAAAGAATCTTTTGGTTGATTATATCAAAGAAAACCTAGCTAGCGTTAGTGGCGCAGTAGGATGTCTGACCGCTCAATTTTTTGTACACAGCACAGAAGATAAAGTAAGAGCTATTGAAATTAACCCTAGGTTTGGTGGAGGTTACCCCCTATCCTACTTGTCCGGAGCCAATTATCCAAAATGGATTATAGAAGAGTTCACACAAGGTAAACAGATTGAAGAAAATTTTGATTGCTGGGAAAAAGACTTACTTATGATCAGGTATGACGATGAAATTTTGGTGCATGGATATAAAGGTTGA
- a CDS encoding glycosyltransferase, translating into MRLSIIIPCYNMELYLQECVDSLLLQNLDSSEYEVIIVNDESKDGTLQIAQDYETKYPQIKVVDKKNGGVGAARNSGYDLATGKYVYFLDPDDYVAQNTLPKLLDVCSGNDLDILTFVSKSVVSKPYPYSNNIDSLDINNEIEIKDGITYIADKKHKNEIWWYLIKRDFIKNTGIRFIEGKWMEDAILTSELFCQAKRIAHTTLDVHRYRILPTSAMRNKSPEHYNKVIYDNANAAHVFAKLIATIPSNHPNAAACIKRLKTRQQSFVFFLMVRLMKSDISVSEIPAMLSDFEKIDAYPLKKFIGEDYHGIGYSCLVFVFNRKPLINPFIKMFRSFYTLTQ; encoded by the coding sequence ATGCGATTAAGTATCATTATACCATGTTATAACATGGAGTTGTACCTACAGGAATGTGTTGATAGTCTTTTACTTCAAAACCTGGACAGCTCAGAATATGAGGTGATTATTGTGAATGATGAATCTAAAGACGGAACATTACAAATCGCTCAGGATTACGAAACAAAATATCCGCAAATTAAAGTAGTAGACAAAAAAAATGGAGGTGTAGGAGCTGCAAGAAATTCAGGATATGACCTTGCCACAGGTAAATATGTCTATTTTTTGGATCCAGATGATTACGTTGCTCAAAACACCCTTCCCAAATTACTGGATGTTTGTTCAGGTAATGATTTGGATATTTTGACTTTCGTCAGCAAATCAGTAGTAAGCAAACCTTATCCCTATTCTAACAACATAGATTCTTTAGATATCAATAATGAAATAGAGATTAAAGATGGTATCACATATATTGCTGACAAAAAACATAAAAATGAAATTTGGTGGTATTTGATTAAACGCGATTTTATCAAAAACACTGGTATTCGGTTTATAGAAGGCAAGTGGATGGAAGATGCTATACTTACTTCAGAGTTGTTCTGCCAAGCTAAAAGAATAGCACATACTACTTTAGACGTACATAGGTACCGTATTTTGCCCACCTCGGCAATGCGGAATAAAAGTCCCGAGCATTATAATAAAGTGATTTATGACAATGCTAATGCAGCACATGTATTTGCTAAGCTAATAGCAACGATTCCAAGTAATCACCCTAACGCAGCGGCTTGCATCAAACGTTTAAAAACAAGACAACAATCTTTTGTCTTTTTTCTTATGGTACGTTTAATGAAGTCAGATATCTCAGTTTCCGAAATTCCGGCCATGTTATCAGACTTTGAAAAAATAGACGCTTATCCATTAAAGAAATTTATTGGAGAAGATTATCATGGAATAGGCTATTCCTGCCTGGTTTTCGTATTTAACAGAAAACCTTTGATCAATCCATTCATAAAGATGTTCCGATCTTTTTATACTTTAACACAATGA
- a CDS encoding sugar transferase, whose translation MYRYFFKRLIDFIMALSILALTSPIILLVIVFLGVANHGSIFFIQKRPGKRGRIFKILKFKTMNDKKDASGNLLPDEVRLTPAGKFVRKTSLDELPQLINVLKGDMSLIGPRPLLVSYLPLYNEYQKRRHEVKPGITGWAQVNGRNAISWGKKFDYDVWYVDHLTFLLDIKILVLTVLKVIKSDGISSDTSATMELFTGTGNSKLCD comes from the coding sequence ATTTACCGATACTTTTTTAAAAGATTGATTGATTTTATAATGGCATTGTCAATTTTAGCATTGACCTCGCCCATTATATTGCTTGTCATTGTCTTTTTAGGAGTTGCAAATCATGGTAGTATATTTTTTATTCAAAAACGCCCAGGAAAAAGAGGCCGAATATTTAAAATACTAAAGTTCAAAACCATGAACGATAAAAAAGATGCTTCCGGCAATCTTCTACCCGATGAAGTTAGGCTTACTCCTGCAGGAAAATTTGTTAGAAAAACGTCGCTTGATGAATTACCTCAATTGATAAATGTATTGAAAGGAGATATGAGCTTAATTGGACCTCGTCCTTTATTAGTTTCTTATCTACCTCTATACAATGAATATCAAAAAAGGCGGCATGAAGTCAAACCTGGCATAACGGGATGGGCACAAGTAAATGGCAGAAATGCTATTTCTTGGGGTAAAAAATTTGACTATGACGTCTGGTACGTGGATCATCTAACCTTTTTACTGGACATAAAAATACTCGTATTGACCGTATTGAAAGTGATTAAAAGTGATGGTATTTCCTCCGATACAAGCGCTACCATGGAATTATTTACAGGAACAGGAAATAGCAAATTATGCGATTAA
- a CDS encoding glycosyltransferase family 4 protein, translated as MKRKLFRIAAAPGSLAVLLKGQLRFMNEHYEVSAIASEGEQHQTIRETEGINTIVVNIDRRINILADFKSLYKLYTLFRKEKPFIIHSITPKAGLLSTVAGYLAGVPNRLHTFTGLVFPTQTGMMKKMLIFFDRIICYCATNIYPEGQGVKNDLIKYKITKKPLQIIGHGNVNGIDLSHFDPEIYPKNKQNEIRESLNIQQPDFVWTFVGRIGFDKGIEEMINSFTKIQKHSKNSKLLLVGPYEKDMDPLPFSIEKEIEENDSIISAGWQQDVRPYFAISNIFVFPSYREGFPNVLLQAGAMGIYSIVTNINGSNEIIENGVNGTIIPVRDSNALTEAMLNCLENTSKHENHNKEYRQLIAKKYNQEYVWSEQLKEYQLLD; from the coding sequence ATGAAAAGAAAACTTTTTAGAATTGCCGCGGCCCCTGGCTCTCTTGCCGTGCTTTTAAAGGGCCAGTTGCGTTTCATGAACGAGCATTATGAGGTGAGCGCAATAGCTTCCGAAGGTGAGCAACACCAAACTATTAGGGAAACTGAAGGTATTAACACTATAGTGGTAAATATTGACAGGAGGATTAATATTCTAGCCGACTTCAAATCACTTTACAAATTATACACCCTTTTTAGAAAAGAAAAACCGTTTATTATTCATTCCATCACTCCCAAGGCTGGACTTTTAAGTACGGTTGCTGGATATTTGGCAGGAGTACCCAATAGATTACACACTTTTACAGGACTAGTGTTTCCCACTCAAACTGGAATGATGAAAAAGATGTTGATTTTTTTCGATAGAATAATCTGTTATTGTGCTACCAATATTTATCCCGAAGGCCAAGGTGTGAAGAATGATCTTATAAAATATAAAATCACCAAAAAACCTTTACAAATTATAGGACATGGCAATGTAAATGGAATTGACCTTTCTCATTTTGACCCCGAAATCTACCCCAAAAATAAGCAAAACGAAATACGGGAAAGCTTGAATATTCAACAGCCAGATTTTGTTTGGACTTTTGTAGGCCGTATTGGTTTCGATAAAGGTATAGAAGAAATGATTAACTCATTTACTAAAATACAAAAGCATTCTAAAAATTCTAAACTGTTACTTGTAGGGCCCTATGAAAAAGATATGGACCCATTGCCTTTTTCGATAGAAAAAGAAATTGAAGAAAATGATTCCATAATATCCGCCGGTTGGCAGCAAGATGTTAGACCCTATTTTGCTATCTCGAATATTTTTGTTTTCCCTAGCTATCGAGAAGGCTTTCCCAACGTTCTGTTACAAGCAGGTGCCATGGGTATTTACAGCATTGTTACCAATATAAATGGCTCCAATGAAATAATTGAAAATGGAGTAAACGGCACCATAATCCCTGTAAGGGATAGTAATGCATTAACAGAAGCCATGTTAAACTGTTTGGAGAATACGTCAAAACATGAAAATCACAATAAAGAATACAGGCAGCTAATTGCTAAAAAATATAATCAAGAGTATGTTTGGTCCGAACAATTAAAAGAATATCAACTCCTTGACTAA
- a CDS encoding glycosyltransferase: MTIALFIYSLAGGGAERVVSYLLPYLKSNGHTVHLVLMNNTISYDVPEDIPVHYIEKSQANENGIFKLVKLPYLAYKYARLSKKLKLTHSFSLLSRPNYVNVLMRYMNKRPPKIIVSERNYASMQYGYGDAQSKINNILVKKLYPKADFVIGNSEANVKDLIDNYNIKPELTGVIQNPIDIDKIDNIEQKENFFDPAYFNMITVGRMEVVKNHKLLLEAIEKVPKVRLYLLGRGHLQTELKQLVVDLNLEDRVFFLGFDNNPYQYLKAADLFVFGSNHEGFPNVLLEAMCCGLPILTTNCKSGPSEIMKLDEPHETEIMQTSYGILTPVGNVDLMAKGMTYFLENPEYLKSCKTHVLERIKDFSKEGILKSYELALSKVIWCKHLNR, from the coding sequence ATGACAATAGCCCTCTTTATATACTCTTTAGCTGGCGGTGGCGCTGAACGTGTAGTCTCATACCTTTTGCCTTATTTAAAAAGTAATGGACACACCGTACATTTAGTGTTAATGAACAACACGATCAGTTATGATGTTCCTGAAGACATTCCCGTTCATTATATAGAAAAATCACAGGCCAATGAAAACGGTATTTTCAAACTAGTTAAACTTCCATATTTGGCATACAAGTATGCTCGACTCTCTAAAAAACTAAAACTCACGCACTCCTTCAGCTTATTGTCTAGACCCAATTACGTAAATGTTTTAATGCGGTATATGAACAAAAGACCGCCGAAAATTATTGTTAGCGAGCGTAATTATGCAAGTATGCAGTATGGCTATGGTGATGCGCAATCAAAAATTAATAACATATTGGTTAAAAAGCTCTATCCAAAAGCCGATTTTGTTATTGGAAACTCAGAGGCTAACGTCAAGGATTTGATTGATAATTACAATATTAAACCAGAATTAACTGGGGTCATACAAAACCCCATAGATATTGACAAAATTGACAACATAGAACAAAAAGAAAACTTTTTTGACCCTGCCTATTTTAATATGATTACGGTGGGAAGAATGGAAGTTGTTAAAAATCATAAGCTTTTGCTAGAAGCTATTGAAAAAGTTCCTAAGGTAAGATTGTATCTATTGGGGCGTGGTCATCTTCAAACAGAATTAAAACAACTTGTTGTCGATTTAAACCTCGAAGACCGCGTATTCTTCCTTGGTTTTGACAATAACCCTTATCAATACTTAAAAGCAGCCGATTTATTCGTTTTCGGCTCCAATCATGAAGGATTTCCCAATGTATTGTTAGAGGCCATGTGCTGTGGGTTACCTATCTTGACCACAAATTGCAAGTCAGGCCCTAGCGAAATAATGAAACTGGATGAGCCTCATGAAACTGAAATTATGCAAACATCTTACGGAATTTTAACGCCTGTGGGCAATGTAGACTTAATGGCCAAAGGAATGACTTATTTTTTAGAAAATCCTGAGTATTTAAAAAGTTGTAAAACACATGTTCTTGAGCGCATAAAGGACTTTAGTAAGGAAGGAATCCTAAAATCTTATGAACTAGCTTTATCCAAAGTTATTTGGTGCAAACACCTTAATAGATAA